A window of Juglans regia cultivar Chandler chromosome 7, Walnut 2.0, whole genome shotgun sequence contains these coding sequences:
- the LOC109003530 gene encoding probable serine/threonine-protein kinase At1g01540 → MSVYDAAFVNTELSKPTSIFGLRLWVVIGIFVGSLIVIALFLLSLCITSRRHRHPKHAKPSTAANVTTPPISKEIQEIVPHPAPPAEIQIEIGKLEHRVVVVSDRYSSGESKGTSTVETGSFGSGSMVGPEVSHLGWGRWYTLRELEAATDGLCEENVIGEGGYGIVYRGVLPDGTKVAVKNLLNNKGQAEREFKVEVEVIGRVRHKNLVRLLGYCVEGAYRMLVYEYVDNGNLDQWLHGDVGDVSPLTWDIRMNIILGTAKGLAYLHEGLEPKVVHRDVKSSNILVDRQWNPKVSDFGLAKLLCSERSYVTTRVMGTFGYVAPEYACTGMLNEKSDVYSFGILIMELISGRSPVDYSRPKGEVNLVEWLKTMVGNRKSEEVVDPKLPEMPASKALKRVLLVALRCVDPDATKRPKMGHVIHMLDADDLLFRDERRTGRDSSRSHHDYQPEEKSVSKLGDRELGKGTSDTSEGDSARIHHQPTRWR, encoded by the exons aTGTCTGTTTACGACGCGGCATTCGTGAACACGGAGCTGTCAAAGCCGACCTCAATCTTTGGGCTCCGACTCTGGGTCGTCATCGGCATATTCGTGGGTTCTCTCATCGTGATCgccctcttcctcctctccctctGCATCACCTCACGCCGCCACCGCCACCCCAAACACGCGAAACCCAGCACCGCTGCGAACGTCACCACGCCTCCCATTTCCAAAGAAATCCAGGAAATCGTGCCCCACCCTGCTCCGCCGGCAGAGATCCAAATCGAGATCGGGAAGCTAGAGCACCGGGTGGTGGTGGTGTCAGATCGGTACTCTAGCGGAGAGAGCAAGGGGACTTCTACGGTCGAAACGGGGTCGTTCGGGAGCGGGAGCATGGTGGGTCCGGAGGTGTCTCACCTGGGGTGGGGAAGGTGGTACACTCTCAGAGAGCTGGAGGCCGCCACCGATGGGTTGTGTGAGGAGAATGTGATCGGCGAAGGTGGCTACGGGATTGTCTACCGTGGGGTCTTGCCTGATGGCACTAAAGTCGCCGTAAAAAACCTCTTGAATAACAA GGGTCAAGCTGAGAGGGAATTTAAAGTGGAGGTGGAAGTAATTGGACGGGTACGGCACAAGAATCTTGTCAGGTTGCTTGGATACTGTGTTGAGGGTGCATACAG GATGCTTGTGTATGAGTATGTTGACAATGGAAATCTGGATCAATGGCTTCATGGTGATGTTGGGGATGTTAGCCCTCTAACATGGGATATCCGCATGAACATCATACTGGGAACAGCAAAAGG ATTGGCCTATCTTCACGAAGGTCTTGAACCAAAGGTTGTCCATCGAGATGTGAAATCTAGTAACATACTAGTCGATCGCCAATGGAATCCTAAGGTATCTGATTTTGGGCTTGCTAAGCTCCTGTGTTCTGAGAGGAGTTACGTGACAACTCGTGTGATGGGAACATTTGG GTATGTTGCGCCTGAGTATGCTTGCACTGGAATGCTGAATGAGAAAAGTGATGTGTACAGCTTTGGAATACTTATCATGGAGTTAATTTCGGGGAGGAGCCCCGTTGATTACAGTCGACCAAAAGGAGAG GTGAATTTGGTAGAGTGGTTGAAAACCATGGTTGGAAACCGGAAATCTGAAGAAGTTGTTGATCCCAAGCTGCCCGAGATGCCTGCTTCAAAGGCACTTAAACGTGTTCTGCTGGTTGCTCTTCGATGTGTTGATCCTGATGCAACAAAGCGGCCAAAAATGGGACATGTGATTCACATGCTTGATGCCGATGACTTACTATTCCGTGAT GAACGCCGGACTGGGAGAGATTCTTCCCGCTCACATCATGATTATCAACCAGAAGAAAAGTCTGTTTCAAAATTAGGCGATAGAGAATTGGGTAAAGGGACCTCTGATACAAGTGAAGGTGATAGTGCTAGGATACATCATCAGCCAACAAGATGGAGATGA